ATAAGACTTGAGGATAGCCTTTTGAGTCAGTGACTTAATTATGCTTAGAAAATTGTTTGCTTTGGATATTACATAAGAAGGATGGGTATAATTTTTTGTCAAAACAACATGATCATGTTGCCTTGTGGTGTTTCTTGTCCTCCGAAGAATGTATGTTCATACTGTTTTTTCTCTTGTTATAAAGTTCTTTGGCAATCATATGATGCAACTATACAGAATCATAGAAATCATGGAGTTGTAAATAGTTGTATATAGATTGTCGAAGTACAGTACTTGGTCAATTGGTAGCTAGGTGTTCTCGAAAGCGAGCCAAATTTTGCCATATATTTTCAGTCTTGATGCATCTGGACAATATATGTGGGGTGTACTAAACTTTACTTTCAGACTGTCTTACATTTTATGATGAAGTGCAGAAAATGCGCTTTGTGTATGTGGTTGATCTTTGGTTTAAGAACTTCCTCATTGTTGATTTCTACGTGGAGATAAATTTCCTTAAGATCTAGCAGGATTTGTTGGCTCCACCTCCTTTTGGAAAGGattgaatttcttctattaacTTAGTATATTGATTTATCCGATAAAATTATCGGTCACACTTGAATAAATGCATGTATGTTCCAGCATACCAGTATTGTTTATAGAACATATTTGATTCTGTTAGAACAGGCAAAGACCAGGAAAGGAATATGAAGAACATCTATGTATACTGTTACTTGCTCTGACTAGTAATCTCCTGCTTTTTTAGATCATTCCCCAATATCCTTGCTCACAAGAACAAAGGATCCCTTTACCGTCGTCGTATTTCACCAGACCATCATTGCATTTCAAGGAAActtccaaaaaaattaatcgaGGACTGAGCTACTGAAGCAAGTTTAGTCTGCTGGATGCACAAATATATCAGCATCCTCTGTATATATATCTCTCTGCTCTCCCTTCTCCCTCTTTTAGGCTATTCATTGTTGGTTATGGAGGGACAGAAATGGTAGTTTTGAACCTCTTGGTAAACATGGAAAGCTTGTGCCACTTTATACCTTAcatttattatttaatctttTGTTACGTCTGACGCCTCCCTTGATAAGTGAGatatagggtgtgtttggtacgaaggaaaatgtttttcaattttctcatgtttggttgacttaaatattttggaaaatgttttccaaatcaatttattttcctcaaattcaagaaaaatgacttcccttaaaaaaaaaataaggaaaatatttttcaaaaccaTTTTAAACCTCATACCTTAAATTTCTATCTTAACTTAAGTTTTGGATATCGATTTACAATACTAATTCTAGATCCGACTCTTGATTTTCAATTCGAGACCTGACTCTCGACCTCGATTCAAAATCCAGCTCTCGAGTTCTTAATTGAGTTGGGATCGGATCTCGAGTTAAGATTGAAGGTCGAATTTGGGATAAAGTGTTGGGATCAGGAGTCAAAAGTCaaaaattgagtgttgatatcGAGTCTCGGATCAGATATCAGGATTGGGTGTTGGGGTCAGGGTCTGGATTCGAGGTCGGATCAAAAGTCGGGGTTAGGTCTCGAATCTTGGTTCGAGGTCTCGGATCAAAAGTTGGTGTAGGGTGTTGTGTTGAGGTTGAGGTCGAGGTTGGGTTTTGGATCTCAGGTCTAGGTTGGGGTCAGGGTCGGGTGCCGAGGTTGAGTCTCGAATCAGGTGTCAGGATAGGGGTTGAGGTATCGGGTCAGTGTGGGTGTCTAGTCGAAGTTGGGTGTTGGGTCGCGAGTCGGGATCGAGACTCAAGTTGCGGTTGGGATTGGGTCTCGGGTCAGGGTGGGGGTCGAGGTCGGATCTCGGGTTGAGGTGGGGATCTCGAGTCAAGGTTAGAATTGGGTCTCAGGTTGAGGTCAGGGTTGAATCTCAGGTTAGGATTGGGTCGGGTGTTGGGTCGGGGTCGAGTTTCAGGTTGGGATCGAGGTCGTGTCGGGTGTCATAGTCGAGGTCGAGGTCTCGGGTCGAGATTGAGTGTCAGGGTcagattatataaaatatattttctaaaaaatgtttttcattcatgaatcatactctagaaaatatctttcgaaaaatatttttcactcacCAATCAATCATGAGAAAATACACTAGAAATCAACTTATTctccaagaaaatattttccatggaAAAAGTTTTCCtttataccaaacacacccataGTCTCTTGACCTTTTCATTGAAGATATATCCTAAATTCCTTTGGGGATTCGATCGGCTGCTACAACAATATAACTAGTTTAATTTTATAAGTGAGATCTGTGAAGAATAGGATGTACGCTAATCTTACCtcgaatataattttatttagatGAAAATTTACAGTAGGTTGATGCTTGGTGAAAATAGAATATGACATGATGAATCTTCTAAATTGTGAATTCGTTATGGCGTACTTTTCTTGGTCGTCCCTATGTCGATTGGGACTTAATTGAAAGTAAAGCACAATTGTTATAGGTAATTCATGTGTTTGATTTTATTTGAGATTAAAATGTTGACCTCTTCTCGTGCTTCAAACAAATTGCGATCATAATAAGGtcttaaatattattttgagaaGAAGGagtatttcaaataaaaaaggGTTTAGGCAAATGTTTGAACAATATGATAAGAGTCCACTCATAgaatagtttttaaatatcttATATTCCTTGGTGATTAACTATAACTGAAGAATAGTTTATTAGTGGGTctttagttttttctttttttggtataTACTAGTAATAACAACGGATAAACAAAGTACACTTAAATCAGAAGAAAATTTAATCTCAATAACATTTCTTCCAAGTTTCCTTCTTCATCTTAGGTTACTCAAAGGTGCCACCGATAACTCACTATTCAGATTTAAGGTCAATGAAACCTCAAAGTGTTACTGTTATACAAAAGAAGTCAATGAAATTATTAATACTTTTTTGGTGTTGAAGAAATTGCATGCATTttttagaagaattttatttaatgtCTATTGAATCCCTCACAACTCTAGTGAGGATGTTGGAGCTTAGATTTTTAGATGGTGGTTGATCAAACGTGTTAACAAAGTTCAATTTCTCTATGTGAATGGTTGTAATAAATGGAATCCTAATTGCACTGGTGGTAGAGTTTTTAGGGACCATGTTGGACAAATGCTTATGGCTTTTAATGCCTATTTTGGTTTTGCTCTAATAATTTAGCTAGGCTTTAGCTCTAAAGACTAATTAGAGGCAATATCTGAATTGTGACTTTTTCGCTATTGAACTCGACTCTCTCTTGGGTATTCAAATGGTTAAAGATGAAATCAGCTTATAATACTATGATTGATTACCTTCTTcatcaagactaaaatattttctcttataTTTATATCCACTTTGAAGAATGATATAATTGAGAAGCCCAACATTGAAATTTAAGCAAAGAAGGGCAACTTCATATTCAACTatgagataattttttttttgttatctcTGGTTTTAAGGATTTTAGAACTTTTTTGTAAGCTTATGAAGAGTAACCTTcctcgttttttttttttttttttttttttattatgataaGCTAGAGTATAAGTATGTATCCATTACTCCTATTATTATAATGCGGAAATTGCTTATCTAGTGAATCCTCTTTGAGAaaatctttgattttttttaaaaagtaacaTTTTATACGATAATTATAACTACATGGTTATCACTTAAATTCAGTGAATCGAAttattaaatatacatataattgACTTATAAAACTTTGTCTAAGTAAATTTGTTCATATTGTCAAcctcaattaaaataaaaaataaattgtattaAGCTAACAACCAACATAAAACTTGTCAAATCGGAAACATAATTCACTTATTAgattttaaatctttttaaagTTTATTAATTAGTTAAGTACTTTTAAAGTTGACTACAAAATTTTTAGTCAGTAACGCAGTATAAGTTGAGATTATTCTACAAGTAAAGTATAGATAATTAAACGGGTAAAGTTTTTTTATACAATATCTAATTTAAAATATGTGTTTTACTTCTTAAACTGCTTAGGgttattttgatcattttagttattttaaatCATGCACTACTACTCTACTAGTGCTCATATTATTTTTTGCCTTATGAAACGATATAGTAATAAATAACGGATTCAGGTATTTCTTTTATACCAATAACacaaaaataactaaataatgTACAAATGATATTAAAAGCACGTTTGGATTGACTTGTTTTAAGTGCTTTTAAGTTAGggtagtttttaaatatttttatactgTTTGAATAAGTTAAAAAATGCTTACAAACACATAGTTTTAAGccaaaatactaaaaataagtcaaaaaataaaaaaaaatcaatccaaaCTAGCTCTAAATTTTGGGAAAAGAACACTTGTactcaaaaaggaaaattatttaaaaacagCTACCCTCTTGCTTTCATATCTCCTGTTTTAAACTGTTAATTCACATTTACTGTTTGATACCAtcggagtatatatatacatattctagTGGTAtcaaaaagaagtaaaaaatacTACTTAGTTACTCCttgataccattagagtatatatataacatacaGTGTTTCAATGAAAAAAACAACTCAATTACtatttgataccatcaaagtatattaatatcatcagagtatatatgtagatatcatcaaagtatatatataaactcCGATGGTATCAAGGACGAAGAAACAATGGTTCAGTGAATAGAACAAGGAGCAGGCAGGTAAATAGTTTGGGCTTTAGGTCCAACTTGGGTAAATAAGTTTGGATTGAGTATGAGCGTCACCCCCCGAATCGGCCTTATAATGCGCGATCCGAATTTAGTTGGAGCTCAATGGGCTCCCAATATTgggtgaaaaataaaaaaaagacacaatgctatcataaaatttatttaaaagggCAATTCGATGTCTAAAGCTTTTCGTGAGGATAAATTATCTATATCATGCCTCTTAAatgtaatattttttcaaagaatATTTCGTGTATCCCTTTTAAGTTTTAAATAAATTCTAcgcataatatataaatgtgtCCTTTAATTTGACCTCAACTAATATTTATGACGTCCAACTTTGGATGTGCATAAGCAAACActaaaacttatataaaattgaacaaatagacacacaTATTCTACGTTGAATAAtacaaattaaatcaaatatatCTCACGTGAATTGTCATGTAAATTATATGTatctatttattcaattttgtacaaatttaaatatttatttatgaatacTTAAAATTAAATGTCATAAATACTAGGGTTGTTCAAAACCGAACCGTAACCGATAAGCCAGCCGTAAAATTGGCTTATTGCCTTATTGGTATTGGATTATCAAATAAATGGTTGGGGAACggattaaatttttataattaacgATTTATTGGTGTGAGGGcgaattattaaattttattatcgAATAAACCGTTAACCCGTTAAGAATTACCATATACTTACACTTCTTTTTCAGTCTTTAACCAATTGACACGAGTCTTTTAGTGTGGTTGTGTGCAATTCTGTAAAAATATGAGTCATCAAGTTGAAGTCAATGTATCCTTGGCTTTTGCTTGTATGGTATATCTTCTCTTCAATCAGCTCCACCCTTTCAATGTCAACTTAAGTTCTTTTTCGTTGTTAAATAGTCTACGAACTTCTTATAGGTTATCCGATATATTGCCCAGTAACCGTTCGATAATTGGTAATTCGTTATCGAATCAAtcgatatcttataggttggctagaAGAttagtaaattttaaaaatgatatCCAATAGGCCAAATCGTCAAGTGAAATTATCCGCCAATCCGTCTGATAACCAGCCCTAATAGATACGAGCTAAATCAAATTaagaatatatttatatacCTAAAATTTACGTCAACATTGTCATACCACCTCATGGAGCCGAAAAAATgtgaaagaaaaagataaaataaaaaaaagaagtgaaaaacAGGAAGCGgaaggaggaaaaaaaaaaaaggggaaacGAAGCCACACTTCGAAAGTGTTTCAAAAACCCTCCCTCCCTACCCCTTctgctcctcctcctcttcccgTCGCCGGCGACGACGGCGGTGTTGCTCTGAAACTCTGAAAGTTACGCTTCGAAATCTTGCTTCCGTACTACGTCCATAAGGTTTGGGATAAAGCAATTTCTCAACCAATGGATAGAAGAAGATTCAACGAATCCTCCCTACTTCCTCACTCTGTTACCGGCGGTTCCGGTCTCCGGTCTTCTCCTCCACCTCGTCCTCCGAACTACACTTGTCACCGTGTCCAGGTACAGTATTCAGACACCTCATTTTCTCTTACAGCTCTAGTTATGCTAAATCTGTGTTCTGCTTGCTTCGTTTTCCCCTAATATAGCTTAATTTAAATTGTTTTTATCTTTATTATACGTTAAAAGAAGCCATAGTAATAGATATGGTTGGGAAGTGTGGACTTTCCTGTTACAGTGGATGTTGCTTGATTTAGAGAACTCCTGGTTTTAGAGGACCCTAATTTATCTTCTTAAGGCTAGTTATTGAGTATTGTGATGTCTTGACTCCAATTAGAATTGAATGGATATAGATGATTCCTGTAGCCGACCCTAACTAGTTTGAGATTAAGATGTTCctattgtttttgttgttgtatgtccAATTAATTTTGAGATTAAAATGTTCCTCTACGTTGGaaggtagaggtaaggtctGTGCACACTCTGACTTCTCTAGACTCaaacttgtgggattacacttgTTTTTTTGTTGTTAAAAGAGTTCAAAGTTTGCACCAGGGAGTGAGGATTTAGAAAGAAAGGGGGTTGTGGGCAATAATTAAGGTTTTGAATCCACCTTGGAATAGTATTCACAATATTCACTTTGACTCTATTTTGCAATGTTACTCCACGATGTGAACATGTGTTTTTAGTGGCGCTTCTGTATGCATATGATTTGCTTATTAAGCAACTCTATGGGAATATATCCAGCGTTCCAACATGCAAAATAGGATGTGTTTGTCATGTTGCCGCTTGTGCAAGCTTTGTCTAGGTATTTTGGGGTGAGTTAGCCAATtagatctattgtgatgcagtTCGGTGTTCTAGTGAAATAGGGAGGGTTTCCTGTTGGAGTGCTGTCGTTGAAACCCTAATGGTGTATGGTATGTATGCTGAAACAGGGCACGGTGGAGATACGTCTTTAAGAAACAAAACTGGAGATTTATTAGTGATAAGCTTTTTCTCATTAAGATTTCGTTTGGCATGGGGGGTTTCTGCTAAAGAGCCAATTATCGCATTGACTGTAGCTTATATTCATGgagttcttctctctctctctctctctctctctctctctttacaTCATTCTCCTCTCTATTTCCCTTTAGGCTTTGTTTGGGAGACTTACTGTAATTGTTTTATTTGTACCCGACCATTTGATGAAGAACTGCCTTTGGTTAAGCATCTTTGTGGTTATCTGCATGTAAAGATAAATGCATAAGGTTGATGTAGGTAAGTCTGTAACTATTCCAAGAAGTCCAAATTTCTTATCTTTGAGAATTTAATTTTCTCTGTATATCATCTGTGGGCGACACTTGCATGTACTAAAAAGAATATTATGATTCTTTTCTTGAGAAGTTACATTGGTAGTTGGTCTTATTATTTGCTGCAAATATCTATTATATCTTATTTTGATACTCTACTACTTATGCATCAATCTGCATGCAGAATTAAATCATTGAATTGCCATAATAATTTAATCAACGGCTAAAACCACGAAAATACCTAGTCACCCTGAAGTATCTTGTTTGGTAATTCAATTTAGTTtaccagttttttttttttttttaaagaaaatagttttGAGTTCTCTAAGACTTGGACCAAGGAGCAAGTGAGAACTAAGCAAGCTAGGAATTTTCTGGTGTTCTTTCCCttgtgtgtttggtatgaaggaaaatgtttctTTGGAAAGTAAGTCGTTTGGAAAATAAATGggtttttcacttttttcagtGTTTGGTTAGttagtgattttttttctttctgaaaTGATTATTTATTAAAGATTGATAATAATGTCATCAAATTGGATAGTACATAACATTTCATTTTAGTATTACAGATTGGTAATAATGTCTAACTGCTATTTGGAGCCAGGATATGGAGTAATTATTGGGATAGTTATAAGGAAAATGCCTTCTGCTCATTAGTGAGAGGAGCCTCCCTTTTctaatggaaaatgttttcctcgGAAAAAATTATTCCTTTAGCCAAACACCATGAAATTGTTTCCTCATTGAAAGTATTTTCGGTCACACCAAGCACACATCCTTGAGTCTTCTCTTTCTGCTAAAATTGAAGGGCACTGTGCTGTGTTCAATATAGCAGCTGCAGTAATGGTACAAAAAGTGGTTCCTTACTATATGACTTTGGGTTGCGGAATTTCGACGAATATCTTTTGGTGGTCTGGTTGTATCCTGACGGTCAGCAACTTACCAAGGAAGTCCATTTTCCCCATTACCTGCACCATTTGCTCCATTAGTGTGTTTTGCCATGATCAGGGCTTACAGTATCTTCTTGCCTTCCTTTTGCTAATATTATGTTAAATGATGGACAACCTTCCTGTTTTTATGGAATTGCTCATAGCTGGATCTCATTGCAGGGAGCATTGAAGCATTTGGCATCAATTGATCCATTGGAATTATGTGATGAAGCCAAAGTAGAGCACTGCCGAGCAACTAGAGATCTAAGAAGTTGTGGACGACATGTACAGAGTGTGTTGAATTCATGTGGTCATGCCTCTTTATGCGAGGAATGCAGTCAGAGATGTGATGTTTGCCCTATATGTAGGATCCCTTTACCAAAAGATGGCAATAGACTTCGACTACGCCTATACTACGAGTGCATAGAGGCAGGTCTTATCTCCAAGAGGTGTGATGACAGATTACAAGAGAAAGAGGATAGTGATAAACAATTGGTTGCTGATATCCAGCGGCTTTATGCTTTGTTTGATGTGGCACTGGAAAACAATCTAGTTTCTCTAATATGCCACTGTATCCTTTTCATACTTGACCTGTGGTGGACTAACATCCTCCGAGCTGCGGATAATTTTCTTGCAAAGAAATGAGTTAAAAAGCTGTTgaatcttttttctttattgttCTGTTAATTCCTTGTGAAAGGAAGGATTACTGATTCATAGTCAGAACTCAGAAGATAAccataaaaagaataaattagtGGTTGGTTGTGTGGTTCTTTTCTTTCTTAAGAAAGTAGAACCTCTTAACTTCTTAGTAGCTGGttatataatttaatatgttGTCTTAACAGCAGCAAACAGATGTGACAGATGTTTGTATGGATGAAAGTGCTGTGTCCAGTGATCCCATCATCGCTTTCTTGCTTGATGAAGTGGTGGTCAAAGATTGGTGCAAGAGGACGTTCAACAATATTTTGACCGAGATTCAAGTGATATGTATCCTAAATCCTAATTATTAAACTTATACTGTGTTTCTAATTCCTTGTCTAAAGGGAAAATAGTGATCGGTTAATGTTCCCTTGATTTTATTATAGATAATCTAACCATGAATGCACTGAAAGAGAACTTGAGTTTATTTCTCAAGTTCTCTGTGAAGTTAGGTGGCATCTCTAACGTTATTGATGTCTTGGAATCATCATTCAAAGGTTCTCTTTCTGCAAAGCTTCATGATTTACACCACCTTCAAGAGAGCATCTTAAAGACAAAACAGGTAAGCTTTCCTGAGATTCTTGTCAAGTGGACCCAAACAACCTTTTCCTCATTTCTTATTATTacctgttttttttttattggttgctttttttaagaagcacatatgtacaacaacatacccagtgtagcCCCACAAAGTGGGAAGAAACACCTATGTATGAGCACAAAAAGAAATTGAGtagatttactatttctttaTGTGACCTGCATTAACTAGAGCTCCTGGTTGGTGTGATGAGCTAGTGATTATCACCACATGCATGTTGATTGAAAAAACTTTGGTTCCAATGGGTGTTTTCTGTATTTATATGTCAAGAAAAAATTGTGTTTTGTAATttgctatttttaaaaaaaatttgtatCTTGCTGGTCTGACAACTTCTTGATAGCATTTTATAACTACTGTGCCAATCTGCAGCACATGGAGATAATGATTTGGTGTATAAGACATGAGTTCTTGGAGAATGTCAAGTCTAGGCATAAAAATTTTGCATCTTGGCGAGCTCTGGTCCGCGAAAGGAAATCTGCTGCAATTAAACGTGCATGGCCCGATTCAGTAAATCATTCTGACGAATACAATGCTTCCACACTCTTTATTGAAGATGCTCTCTCGAATATTGAAGCAGCAGAGCAGGGAGACTTAGATGATCATGAAGAAGAGTTAGCACTTGCTTACTTGCAGAAGGATGAGGGCTCTTTATATGCACGGTCAAAAATAGAGGGAATGGCTGGATGCTATCCATTTGAAAGTTTGCGAGCTGCTGCTGACATTCTCTTTTTACAAGGAAGTTCAGACTTAGTAGTTGCAAAACAAGCAATTGTATCCTTTTGTAATTGAATACTTagtttaatgttttttttttggttggataaGTAGCTGATTTTAGTGTTTTTTCATGAGAATgttccctttttcttttccttgatCCTTCAAAGTTCTTGTATTTTATGTTTGACCGGCAATGGACAGTACCTGATGAGGAGTGGAGACACATCATTGATGATTTTGCTGCCACTTTTGGTCTGACCAGGCACTCGCTATTGGAATCCTTTACATTTTTCCTTTTAGATGATGAGGGAGTTCCAGCTCTGAAGGTAAGGATGGAAATACTGTTTCTATCATAGCTACTGAGAGTATTCTGTTGTAGGCGGAGTCATCTTATAATAATCTCATATCTATTATTTTTAATCTCAGATGTTCTCTAATGAGTTGTAACGTGTGCGCCGGAGTTTATGTTATGAAACCGGTTCTGCTTTACAGTTTTACCTGGGCATTTTATGAATTGTTTCGACTTTTGTCATTTCCCCAACATGAATAGACTTGGTTATTGTCTGTTCACTttgtcttttttaaaataaggaaATCATCATTGTGAGACTTCTTAAGCAACTATATGGTCTTTGGACTGGTGTGGATGCTGAATATCAATTACTGCTATCCCCAGGAAGCCTGTCAACTTCTCCCTGAAATATCAAGCCCAACAATCCACCCGAAGGTTGCTCAGGTTCTGTTGGAGCGGGGAAACCCCGATGCAGCTCTCATGGTTCTGAGGTGGTCTGGACAAGAGGGCACACAGCTAACTTCACTCCGGGAGGCTGTGACTTCTGTTCGTGTGCGGGTAGAGTGTGGACTTCTGACTGAAGCATTCACGTATCAGAGGCTGATCTGTGCTAAGATCAAGGAAAAGAAGTTGAGAGATGAACAGTTTCAGAGTGCTTCGGCTGAAGTAGAGGACCAATGCAGGTCGTGGGGTCTCTGGGTGGAGACTCTTGTCACTGAAATTTGTTGTCTTTGCATTAGGAGGAACTTGGTTGACCGCATGATAGAACTGCCATGGAGTGCTGATGAGGAGAAGCATCTTCATAAATGTCTGCTGGATTTTGCTGCCGAGGATCCTTCAACGACCATAGGAAGTCTTCTTGTAGTTTTTTACTTACAGGTACTTCCTTATACATCCAGCTTTCTTGTTCTTCTGTTCTGCAATTTTCTCAGACTTGCTGTTGCATTCAgaaattttttgtttattttggcAGCTCATTTACCCACCTACATGATTCTCTATTTCATTTGAACTCAATTGCTAGTTATTACCTATTAGTGATAAGAAAATTAAACAAGTGTCATTCAATAGTCCTTCGGTAGTAGCCACCGGTGACAAGACTTTTATCAGATTGCACTCGATTTTTCACTGCCAACCTAGTGGCAGTTACTGGACGATTGACACTGAATTTTCTCTCCTTTCTTCGAACACCCTGTACATTTTGGAAGATATTTGTTAAAGACTTTGAATTTGCAAGGAAACTTAAATAGGTAGGtgggttaattttttttgttttatcagATTCCATCCAGATGAGTGACATTTGAGAAACATTGTGAAATAGATAAAACTGGGTTGGTTGACTTTTCACCCATGTCTAGTTGCACTTACCTAGTCATGACTCATTTAGCATAATCAATGATGGACATGTGGATGGTATTTAGAGTATAGATATTGAAGAGGGAATAAACATATGTCAGGACTAGGGCATCCTGACAACTTCAACCAACTTTTGGGAACAAGTATGATCCAATTTTTCCGGACTCGGGTCTGGGGGTCCAATACGGGTGTGGATCTAGTGGTCGGAACTGAGATACTTCATGATCTATATTTTTAGACTCGGGGGTATGGATCCAGGTACGGATACAGATGCGGGGACCGAAACCGAACTTTTTGCAGTAATAAACGTGTTTATTATAGAGCTCATTCCTTGACTTTAAACATTATGCACTGGCAGGAGATGATTTGAGGATTACTTTTGGTACCCTGTAATTTATCCATCTCAATAGGGATTTCATATGGTTGCCTAACAATTGTACTACTGTTGTCTTTTTGTAAAGCGTCATAGATATGTTGAAGCATACCAAGTTGATCAGAA
The genomic region above belongs to Solanum dulcamara chromosome 5, daSolDulc1.2, whole genome shotgun sequence and contains:
- the LOC129889828 gene encoding E3 ubiquitin-protein ligase HOS1, translating into MDRRRFNESSLLPHSVTGGSGLRSSPPPRPPNYTCHRVQGALKHLASIDPLELCDEAKVEHCRATRDLRSCGRHVQSVLNSCGHASLCEECSQRCDVCPICRIPLPKDGNRLRLRLYYECIEAGLISKRCDDRLQEKEDSDKQLVADIQRLYALFDVALENNLVSLICHYVTDVCMDESAVSSDPIIAFLLDEVVVKDWCKRTFNNILTEIQVIYNLTMNALKENLSLFLKFSVKLGGISNVIDVLESSFKGSLSAKLHDLHHLQESILKTKQHMEIMIWCIRHEFLENVKSRHKNFASWRALVRERKSAAIKRAWPDSVNHSDEYNASTLFIEDALSNIEAAEQGDLDDHEEELALAYLQKDEGSLYARSKIEGMAGCYPFESLRAAADILFLQGSSDLVVAKQAIFLYFMFDRQWTVPDEEWRHIIDDFAATFGLTRHSLLESFTFFLLDDEGVPALKEACQLLPEISSPTIHPKVAQVLLERGNPDAALMVLRWSGQEGTQLTSLREAVTSVRVRVECGLLTEAFTYQRLICAKIKEKKLRDEQFQSASAEVEDQCRSWGLWVETLVTEICCLCIRRNLVDRMIELPWSADEEKHLHKCLLDFAAEDPSTTIGSLLVVFYLQRHRYVEAYQVDQKLQIIEENFISQNSVSEEVLARIGSIKHWRTCLVDKGVELLPDILQQQVRTGNLPEVVVTCNDTVNISERSNAVAQEPIMTSLLANPHTDSSLIQRVDVVKPSVLDSLSVLGGSLNRSSFKVGHYSSPSSPAHFFNDAGVLKPESILGKKLKFDEIATPASRRVNPPAPVMKITRNSSKEPSISRLRNSKTYRISPEKSQNGFPKESYNFDQTAGNNVNSLSSNRGILKDSVEDSYISYPGKQVLSDAADRPWVLPLNDSMDITWSHEEKGPTTVHVETNGGPRWRSDDTSEDEDLPSPDVLAGVVSPAHTSRGVRRSRRIAARR